A genomic window from Enoplosus armatus isolate fEnoArm2 chromosome 20, fEnoArm2.hap1, whole genome shotgun sequence includes:
- the LOC139303558 gene encoding G-protein coupled receptor 26-like: protein MDTAEVILSVLVVVIIIVSLLSNVLVLICFLYNPEIRKQVPGLFNLNLTFCNLLLTVSNMPLTLVGLVSKSQPGGDGFCQIVGFLETFLSTNSMLSMAALSIDRWIAVVFPLRYHSKMRHKDAAFVLGYTWAHSMSFSTVAACLSWVGYHRLYASCTLSNPRASSRTQFVIFTVFFHSFTFLLSFIVLCVTYLKVLKVARFHCKRIDVITMQTLVLLVDIHPSVRQRCLEEQKRRRQRATRKISTFIGTFMLCFAPYVITRIVELFPAVPINPHWGIVSKCLTYSKAACDPFVYSLLRHQYKKTCTDIVNRLLKRSSLNASGRRHENQGNSIPTAE from the exons ATGGACACTGCAGAGGTAATTCTCTCTGTGTTGGTGGTTGTGATTATTATAGTGTCGTTGCTGTCCAACGTCCTGGTGCTGATCTGCTTTCTGTACAACCCGGAGATCCGCAAGCAGGTCCCAGGTCTGTTCAACCTCAACCTCACCTTCTGCAACTTGTTGCTGACCGTGTCCAACATGCCGCTCACTTTGGTGGGACTTGTCAGCAAGTCTCAGCCGGGAGGAGACGGCTTCTGCCAGATCGTGGGCTTCCTGGAGACCTTCCTGTCCACCAACTCGATGCTGAGCATGGCAGCTCTGAGCATCGACAGGTGGATCGCGGTGGTGTTCCCCCTGAGGTACCACTCCAAAATGCGCCATAAAGACGCGGCTTTTGTGCTCGGGTACACGTGGGCACACTCCATGTCCTTCTCCACGGTGGCCGCCTGCCTCTCCTGGGTGGGATACCACCGGCTTTACGCGTCCTGCACCCTCTCCAACCCGAGGGCAAGCAGTCGGACCCAGTTTGTTATCTTCACCGTCTTCTTCCACTCCTTCACCTTTCTCCTGTCTTTTATAGTGTTGTGTGTCACATACCTCAAAGTGCTTAAAGTGGCAAGGTTTCACTGTAAGAGGATCGACGTTATTACAATGCAAACtttggtgctgctggtggatATACACCCCAG TGTTCGACAGCGTTGcctggaggagcagaagaggcgACGACAGAGAGCGACAAGGAAGATCAGCACCTTCATCGGCACCTTCATGCTCTGCTTCGCTCCCTATGTGATCACAAG GATCGTGGAGTTATTTCCAGCGGTGCCTATCAACCCCCACTGGGGAATTGTCTCCAAGTGCTTAACTTACAGCAAGGCAGCCTGCGACCCCTTCGTGTACTCCCTGCTCCGACACCAGTACAAGAAGACGTGCACTGACATCGTCAACAGGCTGCTGAAGCGTAGCTCCTTGAACGCGTCCGGGCGCAGGCACGAGAACCAAGGCAACAGCATACCGACGGCGGAGTGA